One Halostagnicola kamekurae DNA segment encodes these proteins:
- a CDS encoding DUF7118 family protein, producing MSESVHRADSEALAELRDARERLETAQQRIERQGGGDEAAVEDAAAAYRNATELLESYVDRATGTGRENFQAYIELEGKFDSLVEGLDDDLRGREAFEAALDAIDKRRLSESDFEQAEAELEPAKQYADLIDEREAAREALGAARTNASQRLGEIDDELAEAERLLELSHADFDAPVERLREPIEAYDEAVREAFEEYRSNASAREVFAFLSRTRWYPFVEYELPPADLESYVETNPAGEYTVEELLEYAEYTRSKLSHYVDDADELKRQVATQQTYLDGIDAEPLTVGWPPEPAGVLRRQTREYRPFVDRIADEETVSLLREVRLFARDSDYDRLQTAAQAVDRLTPDERRRLADGQVEDELEALRNEREQLEAALEVDDPV from the coding sequence ATGAGCGAATCCGTTCATCGCGCGGACTCCGAGGCGCTCGCGGAGCTGCGAGACGCCCGCGAGCGACTCGAGACGGCACAGCAACGAATCGAACGACAGGGCGGCGGCGACGAGGCGGCGGTCGAAGACGCCGCGGCGGCCTACCGAAACGCGACCGAGTTACTGGAATCGTACGTCGACCGCGCGACCGGCACCGGCCGGGAGAACTTCCAGGCCTACATCGAACTCGAGGGGAAGTTCGACTCGCTCGTGGAGGGGCTCGACGACGATCTTCGGGGTCGAGAAGCCTTCGAGGCCGCGCTCGACGCGATCGACAAGCGCCGGCTCAGCGAGTCCGACTTCGAGCAGGCTGAAGCCGAACTCGAGCCGGCAAAGCAGTACGCGGACCTGATCGACGAGCGCGAAGCCGCGCGCGAGGCGCTGGGTGCGGCCCGGACGAACGCCAGCCAGCGCCTCGGGGAGATCGACGACGAACTCGCGGAGGCCGAACGGTTGCTCGAGCTCTCTCACGCCGATTTCGACGCGCCGGTCGAGCGGCTTCGGGAGCCGATCGAAGCCTACGACGAGGCGGTTCGGGAGGCGTTCGAGGAGTATCGAAGCAACGCCTCGGCACGGGAGGTGTTCGCGTTCCTGAGTCGAACGCGCTGGTATCCGTTCGTCGAGTACGAACTGCCCCCCGCAGACCTCGAGTCCTACGTCGAGACGAATCCCGCGGGCGAGTACACGGTCGAGGAACTGCTCGAGTACGCCGAGTACACCCGCTCGAAGCTGTCTCACTACGTCGACGACGCCGACGAACTCAAGCGGCAGGTGGCCACCCAGCAGACCTACCTCGACGGCATCGACGCCGAGCCGTTGACCGTCGGCTGGCCGCCCGAGCCCGCGGGCGTCCTCCGCCGGCAGACGCGCGAGTACCGGCCGTTTGTCGACCGGATCGCCGACGAGGAGACGGTATCGCTGCTGCGAGAGGTTCGCTTATTCGCCCGCGATTCTGACTACGACCGGCTGCAGACGGCGGCTCAGGCGGTCGACCGGCTCACGCCCGACGAGCGCAGGCGGCTGGCCGACGGGCAGGTCGAGGACGAACTCGAGGCGCTTCGAAACGAACGAGAGCAGTTAGAGGCGGCCCTCGAGGTCGACGATCCGGTGTAG
- a CDS encoding antitoxin VapB family protein, translating into MGSKTISLTEDAYNRLKDHKREDESFTDVVNRLTDTEANPLESAGKFPGLAADRDEFREKFDQDVTERERELFGQ; encoded by the coding sequence ATGGGGTCGAAAACCATCTCGCTAACCGAAGACGCCTACAATCGGTTGAAAGACCACAAACGCGAAGACGAGAGCTTTACCGACGTGGTCAACCGCCTCACCGACACCGAGGCGAACCCCCTCGAGTCGGCGGGGAAGTTCCCCGGACTCGCCGCCGATCGCGACGAGTTCCGCGAAAAATTCGATCAGGACGTTACGGAGAGAGAACGTGAACTGTTTGGACAGTAA
- the hisI gene encoding phosphoribosyl-AMP cyclohydrolase, translated as MDDDIDVDFGDDGLVPAIAQDAESGDVLMLAYVSPDALERTRETGRAHYYSRSREELWEKGKTSGHTQQVAEVRVDCDADTLLYLVEQEGGACHTGHRSCFYRTVDGENVGEQVFDPDAVYE; from the coding sequence ATGGACGACGATATCGACGTCGATTTCGGCGACGACGGGCTGGTTCCGGCGATAGCCCAGGACGCCGAGTCGGGCGACGTGTTGATGCTCGCGTACGTCTCTCCGGACGCCCTCGAGCGGACGAGAGAGACCGGCAGAGCCCACTACTACTCGCGGAGCCGCGAGGAACTGTGGGAGAAGGGCAAGACCAGCGGTCACACCCAGCAGGTGGCGGAGGTTCGAGTCGACTGCGACGCCGACACGCTGCTCTATCTCGTCGAGCAGGAGGGCGGGGCCTGTCACACGGGCCACCGGTCGTGTTTCTATCGAACGGTAGACGGCGAAAACGTCGGCGAGCAGGTGTTCGACCCCGACGCGGTCTACGAGTAA
- the serA gene encoding phosphoglycerate dehydrogenase has translation MKVLVTDPIADAGLEVLTDAGYDVETAYELEGEALLEAVSDADGLIVRSGTEVTETVLEAADDLAIVGRAGIGVDNIDIDAATDEGVIVANAPEGNVRAAAEHTVAMTFAAARSIPQAHVRLKDGEWAKSDYLGTELDDKTLGVVGLGRVGQEVAKKLDSMGMDIVAYDPYISEDRAERIGAELVEFEACLEAADFVTVHTPLTPETEGLISDEELDLLEGGYLINCARGGVVDEDALAAKVEDGTLEGAALDVFAEEPLSEDSPLLFVDDVIVTPHLGASTEAAQENVATQTAEQVVAAIEGEPVANALNAPSIDESAFPRVEPYIDLAETAGKVAAQLLDGRTESVEVTYEGDIADEDIEFVTASALKGVFEPLEWQVNTVNAPQIAEDRGVDVTESKTRQAADFQSLISVTVGNGDSELSVDGTLFAGNDPRIVRIDGYRVDAIPHGRMVITRNTDEPGVIGLIGSIMGKHGVNIAGMFNARETIGGEALTVYNVDSDIPEAARAELEADDRIIGVSDITLNGQS, from the coding sequence ATGAAGGTTCTGGTTACGGATCCTATCGCTGACGCGGGGCTCGAGGTCCTCACGGACGCCGGCTACGACGTCGAAACGGCATACGAACTCGAGGGCGAGGCGCTCCTCGAGGCGGTCTCGGACGCCGACGGACTCATCGTTCGCTCCGGGACGGAGGTCACCGAGACGGTCCTCGAGGCCGCCGATGACCTGGCGATCGTCGGCCGGGCGGGCATCGGCGTCGACAACATCGACATCGACGCCGCGACCGACGAAGGCGTGATCGTCGCGAACGCGCCGGAGGGCAACGTCCGAGCGGCGGCCGAACACACCGTCGCGATGACGTTCGCGGCCGCGCGATCGATTCCGCAGGCACACGTCCGCCTGAAGGACGGCGAGTGGGCCAAAAGCGACTACCTCGGGACCGAACTCGACGACAAGACCCTCGGCGTCGTCGGCCTCGGCCGCGTCGGCCAGGAGGTCGCGAAGAAACTCGACTCGATGGGGATGGACATCGTCGCCTACGACCCGTACATCTCGGAGGATCGTGCAGAACGCATCGGCGCCGAGCTCGTCGAATTCGAAGCGTGTCTCGAGGCGGCGGACTTCGTGACCGTGCACACGCCGCTGACCCCCGAAACAGAGGGGCTCATCAGCGACGAGGAACTCGACCTGCTCGAGGGGGGCTACCTGATCAACTGCGCCCGCGGCGGCGTCGTCGACGAGGACGCGCTCGCGGCGAAAGTCGAAGACGGCACCCTCGAGGGGGCCGCACTTGACGTCTTCGCCGAGGAACCGCTCTCCGAGGACTCGCCGCTGCTTTTCGTCGACGACGTGATCGTGACGCCCCACCTCGGCGCGTCGACGGAGGCCGCCCAAGAGAACGTCGCCACCCAGACCGCAGAGCAGGTCGTCGCCGCCATCGAGGGCGAGCCGGTCGCGAACGCGCTGAACGCCCCCTCGATCGACGAGAGCGCGTTCCCGCGCGTCGAGCCGTACATCGACCTCGCCGAAACCGCTGGTAAGGTCGCCGCCCAGTTGCTCGACGGTCGCACCGAAAGCGTCGAGGTGACCTACGAGGGCGACATCGCGGACGAAGACATCGAGTTCGTCACCGCGAGCGCACTCAAGGGCGTCTTCGAACCGCTCGAGTGGCAGGTCAACACCGTCAACGCGCCCCAGATCGCCGAAGATCGCGGCGTCGACGTCACCGAATCGAAGACCCGACAGGCCGCCGACTTCCAGAGCCTGATCTCCGTGACCGTCGGCAACGGCGACTCGGAGCTATCGGTCGACGGAACGCTCTTCGCCGGCAACGACCCCCGGATCGTCCGCATCGACGGCTACCGCGTGGACGCGATCCCCCACGGTCGGATGGTCATCACGCGAAACACCGACGAACCGGGCGTCATCGGCCTCATCGGTTCGATCATGGGCAAACACGGCGTCAACATCGCCGGGATGTTCAACGCCCGCGAGACCATCGGCGGCGAGGCGCTCACCGTCTACAACGTCGACAGCGACATTCCGGAGGCCGCTCGAGCGGAGCTCGAGGCCGACGACCGGATCATCGGCGTCTCGGACATCACCCTGAACGGCCAGAGCTGA
- a CDS encoding DUF7130 family rubredoxin-like protein has protein sequence MADDTTRLGFGTNVYAEDGTKVGRIRGFDENGFYVTLREGIEGMSVEHVRSGKEFGEAELMWRCQVCGEMGKLDHDIPDTCPSCGTGKEDIYYWTED, from the coding sequence ATGGCCGACGACACGACACGCCTTGGATTCGGAACGAACGTCTACGCCGAGGATGGGACCAAGGTCGGACGGATCCGTGGATTCGATGAAAACGGGTTCTACGTCACGCTCCGAGAGGGTATCGAGGGAATGAGCGTCGAACACGTCCGCTCGGGCAAGGAGTTCGGCGAAGCGGAACTCATGTGGCGCTGTCAGGTGTGTGGCGAGATGGGCAAACTCGACCACGATATCCCCGACACCTGCCCGTCGTGTGGCACCGGCAAGGAGGACATCTACTACTGGACCGAGGACTGA
- a CDS encoding matrixin family metalloprotease: MSTARLALALVVLLALSGCASVPIDPMGNEPAPNTADVHSENPYGKDTLTVGLDTSAAERNVTPLVANALAYWEENASEYAGYPIEYTLEPDTTNPDVQIDWRENITACDGFDTRTIGCADLVTDRAPATTEIAIEAGWTNSSTEDTLIHELGHTLGLDHDDEPQPIMQATESVTPAEQRPEVTLLLDRKYHDHETAREQTERALDYWDEWADGNLEQTVSYDLQTTEIDVGSESGSTTDPARSDSIDADRSENVSVVVADDREYCDANESASCAGVSEPEIDTDDYSVGLAIPRADTIGWFVGYYLGAFHGLESEEYPDPFQTRTVEHVSGEWWAGE, from the coding sequence GTGTCAACCGCTCGTCTCGCGCTCGCGCTTGTCGTGCTCCTCGCCCTCTCGGGCTGTGCGAGCGTCCCAATCGATCCGATGGGCAACGAACCCGCGCCGAATACCGCGGACGTACACTCCGAGAATCCGTACGGGAAGGACACGCTCACGGTCGGTCTCGACACCAGCGCGGCCGAGCGAAACGTCACTCCGCTCGTCGCGAACGCACTCGCATACTGGGAGGAAAACGCGAGCGAGTACGCGGGCTATCCGATCGAGTACACGCTCGAGCCCGACACGACGAATCCCGACGTACAGATCGACTGGCGGGAGAACATCACTGCCTGCGATGGGTTCGATACGCGCACGATCGGCTGTGCGGATCTCGTCACCGATCGAGCGCCCGCTACGACCGAGATCGCCATCGAAGCCGGCTGGACGAACTCGAGCACCGAGGACACGCTCATCCACGAACTTGGGCACACGCTTGGACTCGATCACGACGACGAGCCCCAGCCGATCATGCAGGCCACCGAGAGCGTGACGCCGGCCGAACAACGCCCCGAGGTCACGCTCTTGCTCGATCGGAAGTACCACGATCACGAGACGGCTCGCGAACAAACCGAGCGCGCACTCGACTACTGGGACGAGTGGGCCGACGGCAATCTCGAGCAAACCGTTTCCTACGACCTGCAAACGACCGAAATCGACGTCGGCTCCGAGTCGGGGAGTACCACCGACCCCGCTCGATCCGATTCGATCGATGCCGACCGCTCGGAGAACGTCTCGGTCGTCGTCGCCGATGACCGCGAGTACTGCGACGCGAACGAATCCGCGTCGTGTGCGGGCGTGTCGGAACCCGAAATCGACACCGACGACTACAGCGTGGGGCTGGCGATACCCCGCGCGGATACGATCGGCTGGTTCGTCGGCTACTACCTCGGCGCGTTCCACGGCCTCGAGTCCGAGGAGTACCCCGACCCGTTCCAGACTCGAACCGTCGAACACGTCTCCGGGGAGTGGTGGGCTGGCGAGTGA
- a CDS encoding CPBP family intramembrane glutamic endopeptidase yields the protein MDDPQSDPTSAPEQSPPTGPPSRSGLIAVLGSIGYIVGAYVFTFAVLIVLMIGAMLYLAATTGTVEQFNSIMEGESYVLLAGLESGLLGLGAFGLAALSAARGWIPKPEFGLSRPTPRQIGVSLLAIAGLVVLQAALSLASSALGISASEHSLIGGDVSPYYYVALAVISILVIGPAEELLFRGLIQNYMRPAFGSTGAIVGTSLLFSSLHLMAYLTTTLSAAVVSLGVVFVLSLAFGWLYERYNNLYLVMWIHGGYNATLFLLQASL from the coding sequence ATGGACGACCCACAGTCGGATCCGACGAGCGCTCCCGAGCAGTCCCCGCCAACCGGTCCCCCCTCGCGGTCGGGGCTGATCGCGGTGCTGGGATCGATCGGATATATCGTCGGCGCGTACGTCTTCACGTTCGCCGTCCTCATCGTGCTGATGATCGGGGCCATGCTTTACCTGGCCGCGACCACCGGGACCGTCGAGCAGTTCAACTCGATCATGGAGGGCGAGAGCTACGTCCTCCTCGCCGGCCTGGAGTCGGGACTGCTGGGACTGGGCGCGTTCGGGCTCGCCGCGCTGTCGGCCGCACGCGGCTGGATACCGAAACCCGAGTTCGGGCTCTCGAGGCCGACGCCTCGCCAGATCGGCGTGAGTCTCCTCGCCATCGCCGGACTCGTCGTGCTCCAGGCCGCGCTCTCGCTTGCCAGTTCCGCGCTCGGAATCTCCGCCTCGGAACACTCGCTGATCGGCGGCGACGTCTCGCCGTACTACTACGTCGCACTCGCCGTCATCTCGATTCTCGTGATCGGCCCCGCCGAGGAGTTGCTGTTCCGGGGGCTAATCCAGAACTACATGCGCCCCGCGTTCGGCTCTACCGGAGCGATCGTCGGGACCTCGCTGCTGTTCTCGAGCTTGCACCTCATGGCGTACCTCACGACGACGCTCTCGGCCGCCGTCGTCTCGCTCGGGGTCGTCTTCGTCCTGTCGCTTGCCTTCGGCTGGCTCTACGAGCGGTACAACAATCTCTATCTGGTAATGTGGATCCACGGCGGCTACAACGCGACGCTTTTCTTGCTGCAGGCGAGCCTCTAA
- a CDS encoding PPC domain-containing DNA-binding protein, protein MNYSEVETDAEYVARLETGADWRAEIESLAAEVDAGAAWFTALGAVQDAELAFYDQNDLEYYTIDADEPLEVASCVGNVAWLDDERFAHTHVVLSDADGETISGHLNEATVWAGEVYMRVFEDDLVREYDETTALDLWL, encoded by the coding sequence ATGAACTACAGCGAAGTCGAGACGGACGCGGAGTACGTCGCCCGCCTCGAGACGGGAGCGGACTGGCGGGCTGAGATCGAATCGCTGGCGGCCGAGGTCGACGCCGGCGCGGCGTGGTTTACCGCACTGGGTGCTGTCCAGGACGCCGAACTCGCCTTCTACGATCAGAACGACCTCGAGTACTATACGATCGACGCTGACGAGCCGCTCGAGGTCGCGAGTTGCGTGGGCAACGTCGCCTGGCTGGACGACGAGCGGTTCGCGCACACGCACGTCGTCCTCTCGGACGCCGACGGCGAGACGATTTCCGGCCACCTCAACGAAGCGACGGTCTGGGCCGGCGAAGTGTACATGCGCGTCTTCGAGGACGACCTGGTGCGCGAATACGACGAGACGACCGCGCTCGATCTCTGGCTCTGA
- a CDS encoding DNA polymerase II large subunit, which yields MREADRQYFSRLESQLDEAFDVAETAKQRGADPEPEVEIPVAKDMADRVENILGIDGVAERVRELEGQMSREEAALALAEDFAEGDVGDYETRAGKIEGAVRTAVALLTEGVVAAPIEGIDKVELLENDDGTEFVNVYYAGPIRSAGGTAQALSVLVGDYTRALVGIDQYNARSEEVERYAEEISLYDKETGLQYSPKDPETKFIAKHLPIMLDGEATGDEEVSGFRDLERVDTNSARGGMCLVLAEGIALKAPKIQRYTSQLEEIDWPWLQDLIDGNYYEDDGDDEDTTDESEANADDETDTDGEADAEAAGDEDGPLPESAGPVRPDPSKKFLRDLIAGRPVFSHPSAKGGFRLRYGRSRNHGFATGGVHPATMHLVDDFLATGTQIKTERPGKAHGVVPVDSIEGPTVKLANGDVRRIDDPEEALEIRNGVEEILDIGEYLVNYGEFVENNHPLAPASYVFEWWIQDMDEAGADAQALLDDPRIDAEHPPAETALEWAEEYDAPLHPEYTYLWHDLAVDDFCALAEAVANARIENAGETLVVERSETVRDALETIIVEHRQREDRLEVDDWLPLARTLGVVRDEAGELTRTWTDDDLSERARTWGRSEKTDSGGERDSSGGENAIEAVNEVAPFTVRERAPTRIGNRMGRPEKSESRDLSPAVHTLFPIGEAGGAQRDIAKAGKHADTMSDTPGVVEIQIGRQRCVSCETETFKNRCPDCGARTEPDYRCPSCDSAIEPDEAGRVECDRCDTEATCVEPREIDLNEEYRDALETVGERENAFDILKGVKGLTSADKIPEPMEKGILRAKHDVSSFKDGTVRYDMTDLPVTSVRASELDVDVGQLQALGYEEDIHGEALVHEDQLVELKVQDIVLSDGAAEHMLQTADFIDDLLEQYYGLEPFYELEEREELVGELVFGMAPHTSAATVGRVIGFTSAAVGYAHPYFHAAKRRNCDGDEDCVMLLMDGLLNFSMSFLPDQRGGKMDAPLVMSSRIDPSEIDDEAHNIDVVSRYPREFYEATLEMADPGEVDVQIAEETLGTDQEYTGFEHTHDTSDIAMGPDLSAYKTLGSMMDKMDAQLELSRKLEAVDETDVAERVIEYHFLPDLIGNLRAFSRQETRCLDCGEKFRRMPLTETCRECGGRVNLTVHQGSVNKYMQTAIEVAEEYDCRPYTKQRLEVLEKSLESIFENDKNKQSGIEDFM from the coding sequence ATGCGCGAGGCAGACCGGCAGTATTTCTCGCGACTGGAATCGCAACTCGACGAGGCGTTCGACGTCGCCGAGACCGCCAAGCAACGCGGCGCGGACCCCGAACCCGAGGTCGAGATTCCGGTCGCCAAGGACATGGCCGACCGCGTCGAGAACATCCTCGGCATCGACGGCGTCGCCGAACGCGTCCGCGAACTCGAGGGCCAGATGAGCCGCGAGGAGGCGGCCCTGGCGCTCGCGGAGGACTTCGCGGAGGGCGACGTCGGCGACTACGAGACGCGAGCCGGCAAGATCGAGGGCGCGGTTCGCACGGCCGTCGCGCTGTTGACCGAAGGCGTCGTCGCCGCCCCTATCGAGGGCATCGACAAGGTCGAACTCCTCGAGAACGACGACGGCACGGAGTTCGTCAACGTCTACTACGCCGGACCGATCCGCTCGGCGGGCGGCACCGCGCAGGCGCTTTCGGTGCTCGTCGGCGACTACACGCGCGCGCTCGTCGGCATCGACCAGTACAACGCCCGCTCCGAGGAGGTCGAACGGTACGCCGAGGAGATCTCGCTGTACGACAAGGAGACCGGGCTGCAGTACTCGCCGAAGGATCCCGAGACGAAGTTCATCGCCAAACACCTCCCGATCATGCTAGACGGCGAGGCGACCGGCGACGAGGAGGTCTCCGGCTTTCGCGACCTAGAGCGGGTCGACACCAACTCCGCGCGCGGCGGGATGTGTCTCGTGCTCGCGGAGGGGATCGCGCTGAAAGCGCCGAAGATCCAGCGGTACACTTCCCAGCTCGAGGAGATCGACTGGCCCTGGCTACAGGACCTCATCGACGGCAACTACTACGAGGACGACGGCGACGACGAGGACACCACGGACGAGTCGGAAGCAAACGCAGACGACGAAACGGACACCGACGGCGAGGCCGATGCCGAAGCCGCCGGCGACGAAGACGGCCCACTGCCCGAGTCGGCCGGCCCGGTTCGGCCCGATCCCTCGAAGAAGTTCCTCCGGGACCTGATCGCCGGTCGGCCGGTCTTCTCTCATCCGAGCGCGAAAGGCGGTTTTCGACTGCGCTACGGCCGATCGCGCAACCACGGCTTCGCGACCGGCGGCGTCCACCCGGCGACGATGCATCTGGTCGACGACTTCCTCGCGACCGGCACGCAGATCAAGACCGAGCGACCGGGGAAAGCCCACGGCGTCGTCCCCGTCGACTCCATCGAGGGGCCGACCGTCAAACTCGCGAACGGCGACGTTCGACGCATCGACGACCCCGAGGAGGCCCTCGAGATCAGAAACGGCGTCGAGGAGATCCTCGACATCGGCGAGTATCTGGTCAACTACGGCGAGTTCGTCGAGAACAACCATCCGCTTGCGCCTGCCTCGTACGTCTTCGAGTGGTGGATTCAGGACATGGACGAGGCCGGTGCGGACGCCCAGGCGCTGCTCGACGATCCGCGGATCGACGCCGAACACCCGCCCGCCGAAACCGCCCTCGAGTGGGCCGAAGAGTACGACGCGCCCCTCCACCCCGAATACACCTATCTCTGGCACGACCTGGCCGTCGACGACTTCTGTGCGCTCGCCGAGGCGGTCGCGAACGCCCGCATCGAAAACGCCGGCGAGACGCTCGTCGTAGAGCGCTCGGAGACGGTTCGAGACGCCCTCGAGACGATCATCGTCGAACACCGCCAGCGCGAGGATCGACTCGAGGTTGACGACTGGCTCCCCCTGGCGCGGACGCTCGGGGTCGTTCGCGACGAAGCCGGGGAGTTGACTCGAACGTGGACCGACGACGACCTCTCGGAGCGAGCGCGCACGTGGGGTCGTTCGGAGAAGACGGACTCCGGCGGCGAGCGGGACTCGAGCGGCGGCGAGAACGCGATCGAGGCGGTCAACGAGGTCGCACCCTTTACCGTCCGCGAGCGCGCCCCGACCCGGATCGGCAACCGCATGGGTCGACCGGAGAAGTCCGAGAGTCGCGACCTCAGTCCCGCGGTTCACACCCTCTTTCCCATCGGGGAAGCCGGCGGTGCACAGCGCGACATCGCCAAGGCCGGCAAACACGCCGACACGATGTCCGACACGCCGGGCGTCGTCGAGATCCAGATCGGCCGCCAACGCTGTGTGTCCTGCGAGACGGAGACGTTCAAGAACCGCTGTCCGGACTGTGGCGCTCGAACCGAACCCGACTACCGCTGTCCGTCCTGTGACTCGGCGATCGAACCGGACGAGGCCGGCCGCGTCGAGTGCGACCGCTGTGACACCGAGGCGACCTGCGTCGAACCCCGAGAAATCGACCTCAACGAGGAGTACCGAGACGCACTCGAGACCGTCGGCGAACGCGAGAACGCCTTCGACATCCTGAAGGGCGTCAAGGGGTTGACCTCCGCGGACAAGATCCCGGAACCGATGGAGAAGGGGATTCTACGGGCGAAACACGACGTTTCCTCGTTCAAAGACGGCACCGTCCGCTACGACATGACCGACCTCCCGGTCACGTCGGTTCGCGCGAGCGAACTCGACGTCGACGTCGGCCAACTGCAGGCGCTCGGCTACGAGGAGGACATCCACGGCGAAGCGCTCGTCCACGAGGACCAACTGGTCGAACTCAAAGTACAGGACATCGTCCTCTCGGACGGCGCGGCCGAGCACATGCTCCAGACGGCCGATTTCATCGACGACTTACTCGAGCAGTACTACGGCCTCGAGCCCTTCTACGAACTCGAGGAACGCGAGGAGCTAGTCGGCGAACTCGTCTTCGGGATGGCTCCGCACACGAGCGCTGCAACTGTCGGAAGGGTGATTGGTTTCACGAGCGCGGCAGTCGGATACGCTCATCCGTACTTCCACGCCGCAAAACGGCGGAATTGTGATGGTGACGAAGACTGCGTGATGCTCCTCATGGACGGCCTATTGAACTTTAGTATGAGTTTTCTGCCAGACCAACGCGGGGGGAAGATGGACGCGCCGCTGGTCATGTCCTCGAGAATCGATCCATCCGAAATCGACGACGAGGCACACAACATCGACGTCGTCTCGAGATACCCCCGCGAGTTCTACGAGGCGACCCTCGAGATGGCAGATCCCGGCGAAGTCGACGTACAGATCGCCGAGGAAACGCTCGGCACGGACCAGGAGTACACCGGTTTCGAGCACACCCACGACACGAGCGACATCGCGATGGGGCCCGACCTCTCGGCGTACAAGACGCTGGGGTCGATGATGGACAAGATGGACGCCCAGCTCGAGCTCTCGCGCAAGCTCGAGGCCGTCGACGAGACGGACGTCGCCGAGCGGGTCATCGAGTACCACTTCCTGCCGGACCTGATCGGTAATCTGCGGGCGTTCTCCCGGCAGGAAACGCGGTGTCTCGACTGCGGCGAGAAGTTCCGCCGAATGCCCCTGACCGAAACCTGTCGAGAGTGTGGGGGTCGGGTCAACCTCACCGTCCACCAGGGCTCGGTGAACAAGTACATGCAAACCGCGATCGAAGTCGCCGAGGAGTACGACTGCCGGCCCTACACGAAACAGCGTCTGGAGGTGCTCGAGAAGTCCCTCGAGAGTATCTTCGAGAACGACAAAAACAAGCAGTCCGGCATCGAGGACTTCATGTAA
- a CDS encoding PIN domain-containing protein, translating into MNCLDSNALVDFLDPTTEHHDDARSFIEDRPSRAWFAPAVVIYEIYRYRARQAGPDGLSELENSLEWLDTVALTYDAAREAALIDAELLAAGTPINQMDVLIAGVTREAGGTLVTRDGDFSAVEGLAVESYVED; encoded by the coding sequence GTGAACTGTTTGGACAGTAACGCGCTCGTCGATTTTCTGGACCCGACGACCGAACATCACGACGACGCTCGGTCGTTTATAGAGGACCGGCCGTCGCGAGCGTGGTTCGCCCCGGCAGTTGTGATATACGAGATCTACCGATACCGAGCGCGTCAGGCCGGTCCCGATGGTCTTTCCGAACTCGAGAATAGTCTCGAGTGGCTCGACACTGTCGCGCTGACGTACGACGCGGCACGCGAGGCGGCACTAATCGACGCCGAGTTGCTGGCCGCCGGAACGCCGATCAATCAGATGGACGTGCTGATCGCGGGCGTCACCCGCGAGGCCGGCGGAACGCTCGTGACTCGAGACGGCGACTTCTCCGCCGTGGAAGGTCTCGCGGTCGAGAGCTACGTCGAGGACTGA